The Xenopus tropicalis strain Nigerian chromosome 1, UCB_Xtro_10.0, whole genome shotgun sequence DNA segment TTTCCCCAGCAGACAGGCCCCCAATATACTGTTTATTGGATTGTGTGTTTTAAAGGGATAGATGCACACTCCTATCTACTCCCTAATACAAAATAGGGTATATGTGCCAAGTTATGTTCTGACACTTACCCTACCCTCACTCCTATCTtactataaaatgttaaaatagtTGAATCAGTTGCTGGTTGTTCCAGTCCTATCCAGCAACCTTGGCTAACTTTGAGGTATTTTCTATATGGGAACAACCAATGTATCTCAGTGTATCTGTTACTGTTTGCTAATTGTGAATTGGAAAATAAAAACTTCACAAACACAACCCCAGGCCAGCATTAACCAAAGCAACCAGTAATTCAGAAGTCAGGCCCTTTTggctctgtgtgccatacacttaAACGGCCACCTAATTCCCACACCCATGGAATTTATTTCCATTCTTTCAGAACCTGCATCCCTACATGGGACACTACACAGAAAAACCCACATTCGCTGCAGATAAAATATTCCCTAGGAAATTGTTTCCAcaacaaaataaaagtaaaaaaatatttcctagaAATAATCGACTTGATCTTGAGCACAGGAATTTGTTGAGAGATGAAGTGACAAAAGCCTTGAATATCGGTTGTCTCATCTATCTGGCAGTACTGtaaattttgattgggtgccttagaaggtgcccaaacatcgtaaggttaatgctgaatcgtcagataggggtaaagaataGTTTTTACTTgaatatctgacgattcagctcttaacattagcAGAGTGGATGAACAATAGTTGTGGGAAAGATGGTTGTGTGTGTAGCCACCATAAGGTTGGCCAGCCTAACAGTTTCCTGGAGGACTGAGATAGAGGAGCAAGAACCACAGCCGGCTTTGACTCTTCAACCAATGCAGTAGAAGTCTGTCTTGTGTGCTTCTCGACAGTTCTTTTAATCAGAAGGTTGTGCTACATTacttcaatagtcagaaccaacGGTGCAGAGAAAGCAAGGGTCAAACACTACTCTCAATAGTAGTTATATTTAACTGCAAAACCACAAAACGTGTAGTAAATGTAAACTGTAAAGCTGCAGCCGAGTAATTTCTTTTACTAAGCATTTATTTTTAGGTTTGCAAACTGCGGCCCCTTTAAATGCTACAGACTTTACATAGCAGATCCCATAGCCACCTCAGCCTCATCACTTACCGCTAGTGAGATTTACGCCTATGACCACACCCATATGACCCCTTTCTCTTCCCAACATAAAGAAGTAAAGGTGTAGGTTCTAGAACTCACTACCCTTGCGCTTTGCCTGCAGTCGCACCAATGTATCCATAAAAAGGGGCGCGTCCCTCACAACGCCGCAAAATAAGAATAAGATATGAACGCTGGCCACTTTTAGTTATTAACTCATCGTCACTCATGATTAATTTCGGCCAGGAGACACTAGAACCATCCTACTTGATAACGTCTGAGGGGTGGTTCGTCTATCCAGCAGCCACTCAGTGGTACCAGCTGATCGCCTTTCCCCCCCGTCTATTGCAATGCGTTGGTACCTTACCGGGTTTATAAAAGCAACAGAGGCGGTGCCTTTTCATCAGTCAGTATCTGAACGGGATCAACGTGTGTTTGTTTTGTGAGACGGCATTTGGCAGCCATGCAGTGGAGCGCAATGGAGATCAACCCTGAGGTATGTAAGGAGCTGCTGGTTATTACTTTTAGATACTGAGGTGTTGGCGTTCTGTTCTTGGAGTCATTTatgtgtatttcatttttttcacagaTGCTGAACAAAGTGAGTGCTTGCGAAATGGGGAGGCCTTCATTATATAACCATGTGGCAGCACCAACACCCGGCGTGTTCCCGGGATTCCGTTCTGCACAAGCTTGTGGCGCTGGCCCGATGTTTAGCCCGCCCGGTGTTCAGCCTGCCCTTACTCCGCGCTATGGCTGTGCGAGTTGCCAGGGCGTGGCCCTAGGATTTGGCTGCTGTGGTACCCGGGCCCCTACAGCCTCGCTTTCATCCTCAGCTTCATCAGCACAGATAGAGTCGGGACGGGGGGAGGGCACAGGGGTGTCCAGTCTCTGGCCATCAATATATTTGAGTTAAACTTCCAGCACTTAAGTTGGGCATTTCTCCATTCCAGTTTTTAACACTGGATTGGGTGTTGCTGCAAGGCCCCTCTAACCTGCTTGTGATAGGTCAGATGATTACTTTTAagtgtacaggtgtgggacctgttatccagaatgcttgggacctggggtttttcggataaggaatctttctgtaattcggatctcctaccttagatctgctaataaaattatttaaactaattaagcccaatagggttgttttggctccaaaaaggaataattatatcttagttgggatcaagtacaggtactgtttaaatgattcccttttctctgtaataataaaacagtacctgtacttgatcccaactaagatataattaaaccttattgggggcagaacagtcctattgggtttatttaatggttaaatgattcccttttctctgtaataaaacagtacctgtacttgatcccaattaagatataattaccccttattgggggcagaacagtcctattgggtttatttaatggttaaatgattcccttttctctgtaataataaaacagtacctgtacttgatcccaactaagatataattaccccttattggggcagaacagtcctattgggtttatttcatggttaaatgattcccttttctctgtaataataaaccattaaataaacccaatagggctgttctgccccaataaggggtaattgtatcttaattgggatcaagtacaggtactgttttattacagagaaaagggaatcatttaaccatgaaataaacccaataggactgttctgcccccaataaggggtaattatatcttagttgggatcaagtacaggtactgttttataattagaaaagaaaatagcttttaaaaatgtgactgatttgattaaaatggcctttccataacttggaactttctggataaagggtctgatactattttttatttttttttataaacccttAGTGCCCATTATTGTCGCCAAGTGCACCTTCATCAAGGCTTTCTTTATTATTTCCACCTAGAACATGGATTCAGCATATGAATAGGGAGAACAAGAAAAAATGCTGGAAAAAGTTTGCTAGAAGATGGATATGGGCCTCAAATCACATGTAAATGCCAGAGAGAAAATGTCCCTGGGGTGTTCCCTGATGAATCTTTCTGAGGTCTGCGGTCCTCTTCAAAAGTTTTGGTTTTTCTTAATTTGGGCAAATGTCCCCTAAGAATGAATTCAGTTTTAGGTGAATTCCCAAGGGCAAAGTTTTCTCTGGCCACTCCCAGGATGATATTTTGATAGGACATGGTATTTACCTAGGGTAGCCAACATCATAGGGGCACTTCAGGGCCAAGGGTAAAATAAAGATATTTACTGAGACTATGCACAGGCATGGAAACTGTTATGTTCATttgcatcagtgagccaatgcagtccctgatttGTCGgtaaaaaatcaaacctgattGATCAACACCTGCCCAGTTTTTGGCCAGATATGTCaggggggtccccatacatgggtggATAGAATCGGTAGCTtaaatctgctggtgtatggccacctttagctagtATATATCTGATTAGAttaagacaatcctattgggttttaatgtGTAAATATGCTCACATAAACCCTTCCCTGCCCCACCCTTGTAGGGCCCAGCCTTTCTGTATTGCCATGGTCCCATATCTGGATTTGTCTTTCTTATATTTGGgtctttgtttgttttgtttggtgGTAGTATCCTTATTACTATCCTCTTATCTGTCACATGTTGAATTGGGTTGCTACTTGAATTTCCCTCATACAGGTTTCTTTGGGTGGGTAAGAATATATACTGACTGCTCAGTCTCTTATAAGCCAGAGTGTTCTACTACTTTCCAGAAGGTTCAGTGGGAGGCATAATCTCCCTCCCTTTCCATTATGTTTCTAAGGTCAACCACAAGGGCCCTTCAAATTGCTCCTGAGAGATTGCAGCTTGCAGTCACTGACCCTACCACACCCGCACTGCAGTCTAAGTGAATCTTTTATTTGGAAGTGAATTTAAAAATCGGTTCTGTACAATTCCCTGCTACTGAAAGGAATAGTCGGTCCTGTCTTTTTACATTGAAAGATTTATATTTTAGTACCAGCTTCATAATTTCAGCTGTGATACTAAAATCATAATTCTGaaacaaatattttacttttttatccTACACCATGCTTACTAagcttttttttatgcatttttgtaACAGTGGCTTTTATTGAATGAGCagtctcaaatttttttttttttttgtcacaaccCCTTTTTCTATGCTGGTTATAAGTGGTTAATTTCAGTAAATGCATTTGAAACTTTAAGCATTTAGGGTCTTTGGGCTACTCTGGTACATTTAATTCATATTGAAATAAGAACTGTTCAGGAgtcaatattaaatgcacagaTACAACCTCCATACACACATGCTAGACAGTAAATAATATAACTTTctgaatgtatatatgtatgtttctGCAGGaacaaacatttgaaaaaaagttattttattaggcaaaaatgtttttagaacataattctaatcaactttccaatattcatttctcaaattattagtgctttaaaagttatttgtaaatgtaattgctatagaaagcggCATTTGCTGAACTCGTGGTTGTTAATTTTTAAAccatgttgcaagtgccaggctcctccagcgagacaggtctgtaaaatctgctgcttgtattgtttcaaacaccagagcccccaaggcagagaatagaaaaggacagacaccgcttttaatagaaattatatatacgAATAActcaaaccattacaaatatgtaatgaacaTATATTGCAAAGCTTCCtagaattaagtttttttttgtttttttttttttttttttattaggcaaaaacttgtttttgggttgacttgtcctttaaggctccATAGCAAACTCGCATATGTGAGTCTCCAGCAAGCAATGTGGCCTAACACATTCAAACTGCTTATAACATAACTATAGAATTGGTTTAAAGTAATAGTTCAGTTAATATCCCTTTAGCTATGAACCTGACCTTGTTGTTGTATGCTCAGAGTTTGGGGGTGCCCCCCATTCATCTCATGTAAATAGTTTGCAGTTGGTAAGCTGTGCTGCCTAATGCAATAAAGTAAAGTATGAATTGTCTGACTGTGCAGGGAACACCGATATATTCCCCAGCTTTTTGCTTTTGTAAGGCACGCTCCCACCTAGCCACACCCCAGGTATTTACTGTATACCCATCACTTAATCATCTTGTTACTATGGCCTGCTCAATAATGCCTTTATTGCTCATAATACTTGCCACtcctatacatttttaatatataaatgctgATAGAATCTGGGATCAGGCATTCAGAAGGAAAACCTTTGCCATGTGGTGCAGAGTGCATTGTTAACCCCTGTGTGAAGATGGAAGGAATGGAGATGCATTCAGAGCAGTTGCAGCATGTGCACATTATAATAGCTAAAGGATACTGCATAATGTATGTAGCCACAGGGCATATCTAGCAAAAAGATTGATTGACTGTACAATTCCTGTTAAGTACAATAGAATGCATAACTAGAATGTTTTGGCAGATAAAGGGCTAGACCTTAACAACAGGTGTTAGCCTCCCATtaacaaatatatagaaaaatcACCATCCATTTGAAAATGTGTCTGTTGGACTTGGCTAAAATGATGAATTACTAATGAATAATTTTCATACTCCTAATTGCTATTACTGGTATTGAATATCCAcgcctggactgggatacaaaattggccctggcattccaaatacagaagcccaaacttccccccaccagcccaccaaatagtgactgtctgtggcatcttacagcagcccctccacagattgccagtccgggcctgcctgcATCCTTTCCAAGAGATGATACATTGAGTCAAGGGCTTTGCCTTTTAAATGTAAgcagattgatttttttttttttgtcctttgcaAACAAGGCCATCATGTATTCCAGATTAGTGATGACTTGAATTTGTATGTTAGACCTGGGAATTCTCTTACACATGCCCCCTGAACTGAATCAGTTTTCTGTTAGCCTATGCTTCTGCAGACATGTAGAAAGTCCTGAGACCTGAGAAGcggctttataaaaaaaaaaagattcattgCAATGACTGTTTCTTTAAGGAACATAactacattaaaacattaaattgtACAAGTGTAGTGATCAGATATTGTTTTGATCAGTCAactaaaagttaataaaatgaaggcaaagatctgattggtcacCATGGTGGTTATTGGCAGCTATTTTTGTAAATCTGctgctatatgtatatatttctcaTTTAGTGCGTGTACAAATTTCTCCTGTTATGGTCTGGTTGAGTCTTATTTCGTCTCCATTTTGTGGTCTAGACCTGAACATGTTTATATTCTGTCTTGCCCTGTCATTTGTGCAGGTTCTGGCCCAGTTGGGTGTGTTGGATGGCTGGAAATTTGTGGATGTCTTGGGATTTGAGGATGAATCTCTGAGCAATGTTCTTACACCAGTCTGTGCAGTACTGCTACTCTTTCCCCTTACTCCACAGGTAAGTTAGCAGCATTTTTATACAAGCTCCAACACCTTTTTTGATATGAGCTAATTTGGTTAAAATTGAGGATGAAGTGGATTCCATCTATATACCGGAATAACAAAATGTTGCTTTGAATCTGTATAAAATTGACACCAGGATAAATAGCTTTGTAACGGATATGTGGCCCAACTTGCTGATGCTTTGTATTTTGTTTCGCACAGCATGAAAACTTTAGACAGAGCCAAATAAAGGAGCTACAAGAGAAGGATGCAAACAAGAAAGTATATTTCTTAAAACAGACTATTGGTAATTCCTGTGGTACAGTTGGGCTTATTCATGCTGCAGCAAATAATAAGGATAAATTAAATTTTGGTGAGTATTTGCCATTTagaaaagttaatgtaaaaatcTAGCCCTGTATAATGCTAAACTGCATAACTGATGAAACCTAAAAAGTGaccttttaatatacagtagtaATATTGCCCCACGCCCTTTGTTACCTTCAACAGAACTTTTACACTTTGAACACAATGAGCTGAGTTGGGTTTGTTTCAAAACAAAGATTTCTACTGAGCATGAATACTGCTCTTGGCTTGGtagtgttaaaggaaaagtaacactaaaatttttaaataaaaaatctattctaccctgccccaataattgccctatcctgcacaccatttattattttgaatgcttttagaaaatacctgctaaaactttttaaaattggggcgatgcagggcagaatccacaaTGTGACGATCAATTAATCGATCCTAGACTTCCTTCTGTACAGGAAGGAGCTGGGTTATgatcaatcaatcgatcgtcgcattgTGGCTTCAAGCCAAACAGGCGATGCTGGGCAGAACAATGCTATTGTATTCCATTACACTAGAAGTTCATATTACATGTTTCTGGGGTTCTTTTTGATAAGGGCTGAAGCATTATCGATTAGGATAGCTGGAAACTTGGTTATCTGGGTGATGAATGAGGGTTCTGAATGGCTAACTGGGCATTAAGCTATTCCCTACCACCTGGTCAGAGGGTTGTCAGCACCGATCCAAAGCAGTACTTGGCTTCAGTTTGTCTCCAAATATTGAATAGGCTTTAATATAGCCAAGTGCTTAAAGATAAACTCAGACTTTTAGAAATGTGTTCATTTTAACCTTTTGTGTCTGTGCTATTCCCATGTCATGCAGCTGAAAATTCTGTGTTAAAGAATTTTATTGAAGAAACTGCTACACTTTCACCTGAAGAGAGGGCGAAACACTTGGAAAAACATGAGGTAATGTTTGACATTTGCTTATCTGTATAAAGTAACGCAGAATGGTGTAATCTAATGTGCGTGTTTTCTACCTAGCTAATACATAAAAAGCTGTAGGATTTATCACATTTTAGAGTTTAACATGTTAAGGTACAGTAATAGAACAGATTAGATTGGCACATACAGTAGGTAGATTACACTATaccaatgggaaaaaattggtATTTACTTAATATACTGGAGACTGGTATGTGAATTGGCAGTTTCCATTTTGGGACTGATCTAGTTTGATGACTTATTACAAACTTCCCTATGCCTGAAGATCTCTAGTATTCATTCTGCATTTTTTGTAGGCCATAAAGTCTGCTCACAACTCCGTGGCAGCTGAAGGACAATGCAGGGTAAGTCTCAAAGCCTCCACTAACCGTTACGTTGTCTTGTCTCTTCCACCCTAATGGAAAATGGGGCATAGACTCTTTCCAGAACACTTTGCTAACTGGGCCTGCAGTTGTGGTTCTTCTATGTGCACCGCATGCTgggctgttttaataaaggaGCAGTTGCcaaggctccccccccccccccaccaatataGGGGCTCACTTGGATATTTCATCTGGTTTAACTGATGAAATTTTCAATATTGTATACCGCTCATTTTAATAAAAAGGTGAGAAATGCTAAAGGGATCGTTCTTTAGTTTTGTAAAAGAACGATCCCTTTagcatttttttcatgattacAGTTTATCTCCTCCTGTTGATCCAGAGTGGCACACCTATAAATTGTATCTTATCAGTAAGCACTAGCTATTTATTTGAAGGTAGTTCTATTAGTTTTATTTGGGCAATGGGTGCCTACCAGTGAGTTATTTGCATTGGGCAACCTGGTGCCTAAAGGCCCCCACggggcgatttttttttttttttttttttttttttttttttttttactgtcaatCGAcagattcccgaacgatccgatactatcgttaagttatcgtatagttaatcgtgtgcgaacgatcgtcggcccactaatcgacccgacattatcgtccccaaaatcgatcggccaggtttaaaaattttagtcgtttaacgataaaatctgccagttggtgtgagtgtcagacatttgtcttagaacgattgttctctgcgcatgtcatgattgccagcagcggaagtcaacgaacataaataaataaataccgcttccgccacaacattggatcgtacgtagatgtacgattgtACGTATATTACGATAATGATAccatgaaatcttttgcaaattatcgttgcctgtggatggcatatcgtatggaaacccgatcgccatacgatcattTGTCAATAtcatcgttcgtcgcacaacgagtgaaatcgcctcgtgtatggggacctttacagtggCCCCGAGCACATGCATTTTATCACCTCCCTACAATGtgctgtctaaagctggccatacacataaaattgtatgaaacctagttttgGATTgggtgggctccgaattatcatcccaatttttgtaccatggcgatctGTTTAGTCAGTAggccaggttagaacattttgatAACTATAAAATCTGTGCCTGTATTGTATATCATgggatatccttgggggacctacaatggaagtcacttttgtacagttagtctgccaactatttcatgttcagaacatcctcccgaTTTATATCTTTAGGGTTTTATAATCCTGCAATTTCAGGCTGAATTTTggtttcagatcattgcatttaaatgtacgaccaATATATGaatgttcgtcggaagaagactaaaagcTGAATGTGTATGACCAGCTCAATGCCCTCATGTGTGAGAAGTCCAGGGCAGAAGGTGTTTGTTATACATGGCCTCTCAGTCCCAGGAGTAGCTGGGATTTACAAGCTCCAGGCACAAAAAACGGGTACCTGTCAGTGCAGCACTAATACCAGCATTCTACCTGGATATGCTGAGATGTGAAATGCAAGCTGTCACTAAAGCTCCAAATAAACTACTGGTGGCGGTGGTTGTTGTGTTACATCACCAGCAGTACTATAGATGTTACTTTCTCTGCCCTTTAAATGGGAAATGTGTTGACACCAGTATAAAGGCTTTTTTCAACTCTTTCCACAAAGCACCAGCAATATCAAATC contains these protein-coding regions:
- the uchl1 gene encoding ubiquitin carboxyl-terminal hydrolase isozyme L1 produces the protein MDMGLKSHVNAREKMSLGCSLMNLSEVLAQLGVLDGWKFVDVLGFEDESLSNVLTPVCAVLLLFPLTPQHENFRQSQIKELQEKDANKKVYFLKQTIGNSCGTVGLIHAAANNKDKLNFAENSVLKNFIEETATLSPEERAKHLEKHEAIKSAHNSVAAEGQCRENSDVNFHFILFTAVDGHLYELDGRLPSPVEHDATSEETLLKDAAKICRQFTEREQGEVRFSAVALSKCA
- the uchl1 gene encoding ubiquitin carboxyl-terminal hydrolase isozyme L1 isoform X1, whose protein sequence is MQWSAMEINPEMLNKVLAQLGVLDGWKFVDVLGFEDESLSNVLTPVCAVLLLFPLTPQHENFRQSQIKELQEKDANKKVYFLKQTIGNSCGTVGLIHAAANNKDKLNFAENSVLKNFIEETATLSPEERAKHLEKHEAIKSAHNSVAAEGQCRENSDVNFHFILFTAVDGHLYELDGRLPSPVEHDATSEETLLKDAAKICRQFTEREQGEVRFSAVALSKCA